CCCCGGTGCAGCTATTTTTTGTCGTGTTCGGATTTTGTCTGAGCCCCCTCGAACCCGCTGCGGTGGACCACTTTGTGAACCGAAGACCGATGATGTCGCCGGAAGTGATAGCGCGCCGGATCAAACCCGTGCTCGAGGCGAGCGAGCGGAACGGTTTGCTTCCTTTGGCGCGGCCCTCGATGCGCTGCTTCGGGAACCGGCGCAACCAGCCGAGATGAGTTTCGAAGCCATGCTGCGCCCGCCGCAGCGGGGGTCTTCCTGGTGCCGTTCCAACCGAGTGGCGCTGCCTCCAATCATGGGCATGGATTGCGCCGCTCAAGGTCAGTGTCGATCGTGTTGCTTCTGATGGGGCTGGTACGGCACAAGCGCGGTCGAAGTTTCCCGAAGCAAGCGGTGCCGGGATTGATTCTTCCTAGGAACGCATGCGCGGAGGAGGTCGGCAGTGCTACGAATCACCAACCGTGAAGTGGACGGCGTGCTGGTGCTCGATCTGGAGGGCCGGGTCGTGCTGGGCGAAGAGAGCAGTGCCCTGCGCGAGCGCGTCAAAGGCTTGCTCGGCCAGGGACGGCGAAAAATTCTTTTAAACCTCGAACAAGTTTCCCATATTGACAGCGGCGGGCTGGGGACCCTGGTGAGCGCCTTTACCAGCGCGCGCTCGCTCGGCGGCTTCCTGAAGATGCTCAACCTTACCAAAAAAATCCGCGATTTGCTCCAAGTGACCAAGCTGTTGACTGTCTTTGAAGTCTTCGAAGACGAAGTGGCCGCGATCAAGAGTTTTAGCTGACCAGAGATCGCGAGCCAGGAAAACTTCTGACGGTTTGTTCCTCCTCGATGGCCGGAGATCGTCCGCCCCGGCCAGGCTTGCTCCCGTCAGTCGCCTTTGCCTGTCGGTCCATCCCGGGCTCTTCCCTGCTCGGCCTTGGGTGGCGGCAAGCGCCACTTGACTTGCGACATCTTGTTGCGTAGGTTTCTTGAAACCGCGAAAGCTTATCTCTCAAGGAGGGTGGAAATGAACTGGCGAATCTTGCTCGCGTTCTTTGGGATTTTGGCGCTCGCTTTTGCAACCAACGCTGTTTCGCAGCAACCCCCGATGAAACATGGTCCGGGACGGGTGATGATTTCGATTTACAAAGCCGCCCCGGGGAAACACCTGGATCTGGTGAAGTGGATGGCGGCGCGCGAAGGGGTGGAAAAGGAAGTCGGCGGTATGACCCCTCACTGGTTCATGCATACGGAGGGTGCCGATTGGGATTTTGTCGTCGTTTCCCACCTTGGTTCGGAGAAAGAAGAAGCCGAACGGGCCGCCAAGATAGACGAGCTCTTGAAGAAGAAAGGAATTTCGACCGCCATGGCCGCCTCGCTCGAATTTCGCCAGCTCATCGGCGCGCACACCGATACGTATGCCGCGGGACCCTACACGGCCAGCGAACTGGTCAAAGAGATGGAGAAAAAATAGGAGTGTAGAAGGCTCGCCGAGCTGTACGGCAGCCGAGGGCTGACGCCTCCGAGTGCCGCGCCGGTCCCTCCCGCCGGGACTGCCGGCGGGTTTTTCCGCCACCCGGCTAGAACCTTTAGTACTTCGGTACCGCTTTTTCGTCCCTCGAATTGAGCAGCGAGTCCTATTGGTTTGCCCTTCGCCTTTTTTTAAACTGGCGGAACACGGGAGGTACGCGTTACTCCTCCGACGATTCTCATTCTCTCGGGGAGCGCAACCCAGCCATGAGCGAACGGAGACGAGCTCGCCGATTTTCTCAGCGTTTGCCGCTGCGAATCCTTTGGATCAACGAAAATGGCATCCTCCGCGAACGAAACACGGAAACCGACAACGTCAGCGTGGATGGCATCTATTTCCATTTCGACCGGCATCTTCCTTGCGGTTCCCCGGTGGACGTTATGCTGACACTGCCCACTGCCCTTACCAAGAGCGTGCCCATGCGAGTGCAATCTTTCGGCCGGGTGGTGCGCGTGGAACCGTTCGACGGCCTGGACGAGTTCGGCATAGCTGTCAGGACGGATCGCGAGAAGCAATTGCGGCGAGGGCCGGACTGATTGCCGATCCCTTGTCCTCTCGCTTCGCCACCGGGATTGGACTTCCTGATTCCAGCCCGTTAGTCCTTCAGAAGGCGTTCGGCCAGAAACCATTCCGTCGTTTCTTTGCATTCCTCGCAATTTCGGCTCAGCGGTTCTTCGTGCTTGAGAGCGGTCATTTCCTCCGCGGTGACCTCCATGGACTTCCGCTTCCCGCAAGAACCGCAAAGAAGCAGCACTGGGCTCATAGACTACTCCGAGGAACCAACCCCATCCGATGGTCTGCCTTCAGCACCCGGGGAAACATGACGTGCCGATCCTCCTGGCGGCGGCGCTTCGCACTCTGGCGGCAATCTCGAGGGTTTTCGCGGCGGCTTCCCGCGCCCGTTGCTGGCTTTCCGTCGTGGTGGCGTATTTTTCCAGCAACGTCTTACCCAGTTGATGATGAAACAGCTCATCCGGCTGGATGAACTGTTGGTAGATTTTCACTGTTTCCGAGTCGCCAGAGAGTTCGCAGTATTTCATAAAATTTTGATTAACCTGGAAGGCGATCGATTCCAGAGTGAACTGGCCGGCAGCAATTTTTTCAACGGTAGTGTGCAGGCTCTTCAAATAGCCGAAGAGGGGATTCTCGCCGGGCAGCGAAAACTCAGCGAGCGAGACACCCAGGGCTTCCAGCCGCTTTTCTATGAGCTTGAAGTGCCTGGCCTCATCGCCGGCCTGCTGAGCCAGGGCAATCTTGACGTCGAGTTCAGCCGTGGGCGGCATCCAGGCGGCTGCCAGTTCGCTGACACTGATCTCATTCACCAGGGCGATCTTCAGCAGACGAACTACATCCGCCTGTGGCACCGCTTCGCCCGCAATCGCCCCGATGTCTCCGAGCTTCGCCAGAAGAACCTGGTTGGACGCTTCCAATTCCTGCACAAAGGCTCTACTCCCCACCACGCCCCCCGAAAGCGAAGCAATCACGACCCAAGCCAGCAACTTGACGCGATTCCATTACCGTAGGCTACGCGTGTACCCATGTCAAGCACATCGGCCGGGGGGAAAGGCGTGACTTTCCTGCGTGGCGCATCTGTGCCGCTTTGCAGGATGGGTGCGACTATTTAGGAGGAAAGAGGGGTTGCGCCGGCTATCCATCCAGCCGATAGATGGTCAATCCGGAAAGCAATTTGGGATAGAAGTCGGTGGATTTTTGTGGCAGGACGCCGCCGCTGAAGGCGATTCGGCGTACCTGCTCGATGCGCACCGGGTTCAGAAAAAAGCACATCTGCGCGCCGCCGCTCTGCACCGCCTCCCAACCGGCATCGAACTCTCGCACGTAACTCACGTTTTGTTCCGCGGTGATGGATTCGGGCGTCAGACCCAGGCAGCGTTCGAGCAACAATTTGTGGAGAATGACCACATCGAGCTGCCGTTCGAGTGCCGGGGTATCCGGCAAAAGCGCCGCCAGATCAGCCGATTCCTTCAGGAGAAAGAGATAAAGCGAGGGATCACCGGTCACGGCAACCCCCACCGCCGGCCGCTGACCGCCGCTGCGGGCCATGTCGTGATGGAACTGGACCAAGCCGTCCGGCGCCTGGTCGGCAGCCGTGGGATAGCAGTACCAATCGAAAAGTGGGGCGGCGGCATCACGGAAAGTCTTGAAATCGAAGCGCGGTCCCGCAGAGCGGGACGAAACGAGCCGGTGAGTGGGCAAGATGGTGAGCCCCTCGGAGTCCATGTTGACAAAAGTCATCATGACGCGCTCATGGGGCGCCTCGAAATCCAACCCGCCTCCAGCCGGGCCGACGCGCTCGCGGCACTCGTTGCGGTAGTTGAGCGCTGTCTCGTAGCGATGATGGCCGTCGGCGATGATCAATTTCTTGTCGCGCATCAGGCCAACCACTTTGCTGATCGTCGGAGGATCGGTAAGCGGCCACACCAAATGGGTGACACCATATTCGTCCACCACCCGCCAGGCGGATACCTGACGGGCAGCCGCTTCCAAGGTTCGCTCGATCTGGCGCGAAGGGTCGGAGTAAAGCATGAAGATCTGGCCAAAGTGGGCGCGGGTTTGCCGCAAGAGCTCGAGGCGATCCACCTTGGGGGCTAACAGGGTTTGTTCGTGGCGGAACACGACGCCGGCGCTGTAATTCTCGATTCGGCCCAGAGCAATAAAGCCGCGGCGTCGTTTCCGCTCTTTTCTGCCCGGGACTTCATATTCCTGGTCGTAGGCATAGAGAGCCGGGGCCGGGTCCGAAAGCAGGACACCCTGCTGCATCCAATCGCGAAAATAGGCGGCAGCGCGCCGGTAAACGTTGTTTTTCTCATCGTCGCTCGGCTCCGTCCTGCCGCGAATGACGCGGGCCAGGTTAAAAGGGCTGAGCGAGTAATAGCGCTCTTGCATGGCCGGCGTGATCTTGTCATAAGGTTGAGTGATTACCAGCTCGAGATTGCCCACTTTCTGCGGATCATATCGCCAGGCGCGAAAAGGAAAAATGTCAGCCATCGTTGCTCCGGTGAAGGTGCCAGGAGCAGCAAAATTTCATACTATCGAGCGACTCAAGCAGGCGCAAGGAAAAACAGGTGAGGCCGCCGTGTGCTAGAATGACTGTTTCGCCGGCAACGAGGAGAGCTGACCGGGAAGATGGACTTCAGACAGATTTCGGTTTTGATCTTCGACCTGGACGGAACCCTGATTGACTCCAAGCTGGACCTGGCGTTGGCGGTCAACGCTACCCGCTGCCAGATGGGGCTCGCGCCGCTCGAGCCGGAAATGATTTTCGGCTACGTGGGCCAGGGCGCGCCCATGCTTATCCGGCGTTCCCTGGGCCAGGAAGCGCGCGAGGAGCAAATCGAGAAAGCCCTTCCCTTCTTCTTGGCCTACTATCGCCAACACATGCTCGACCACACCGTGACGTACCCCGGCGTGCGCGAAGCGCTGGCGCAATTCAACGGACTGCATTTGACCGTGCTCACCAACAAGCCGGTGCGATTCAGTCAGGAGATCTTGCTTGGTCTTGGGATTGCCGATTACTTCCGCTTCGTCTTCGGCGGCAATAGCTTTGAAAAGAAGAAGCCTGACCCGATCGGGGTCTTTGCCATTTTGGAGCGACTCGCATGCCAGCCGAAGCAAGCCATCCTGGTGGGCGATTCTGAAATTGACGTCCTCACGGCGCGCAATGCCGGCATCTGCGCTTGCGGGGTGAGCTACGGGTTGGGCAGTCACCGGCTGAAGGACTGTCCGCCGGATGTGACGGTAGATAGCCTGCTTGAGCTGGCGCAACTCTTGAGGCCTGCTGCTTCCCTTCCTCTCCGAGAACCTTCCACGCCGCCAACTTAGGGAAATGTGAGGAAACTAACGGACGCACACCGGCTTCCGGCTTAACCTCAAAAACGAGAATCCTTGTCCGGGGCCGAGCGCGCAGCTAGAATATCGGCTCCGCATGGGGTGACCGATGTTCAAGCCCGGACAAGCGATTCCACAGACCGGCATCTACTGGTGCTCGGTATGCAAGTTTCCGGCCATTCTGCAGCAGGGCCAGACCTTTCCCGAGTGCCGAAATAAGTGCGGGCGCGGCCATTGGGAGTTCATCCGAGCCTTGGAAGAGCCGGGTAGCCCCGTCGTGGGCGGGGCCGGACAAGGCTCCTAACCCGATATTTCAGAATAGCGCGCTGAAGCGGGAGGAGCCGAAGGGTTGGCGTAGCGCTTCTTGTGCGGCTGGACGGCGTCTTAAGAGAAAAAAGTTTTAAACATGGAGGAGGAAAGTCAATGAGGTACGCTCGAGTTGTAAGCCTTTTGGTGTTGCTCGTGGTGATGGCTCTAACTGCCTATTCTGGTGAGAAGGGGAAGATGGGGAGCGCCACCATCACCGGTACCCTCGTGGACACCCAGTGTTATATCGCCAAAGGATCGACCGGCAACAAGCACGGCGATATGGACGACTGCGGAACCATGTGCGCCAGGGCTGGGATTCCAGTCGCCGTTTTATCAGCGAATAACAAATTGACATTCGTCGCCGCTCCGGCGCCCAAGTTTGCCGACGCTGTCGGCTCCAAGGTGGAAGTCACCGGCATGCTCAAGGGCGGCGCCATCGTTCCCGAAAAGTTCAAGTATGAGAAAGGCGGCAAGTGGGTTGACATCCCGATCAGCGGCGGTGTGATGTAAGGCTCGTTGTCTTTGCTTATGCCTGGCCCCGATTCCTTCGGGGCCATTTTTTTGCGGAAACTTTGGCTCTTTCGAGGACAAGTCAAAGACCGGCAGGCACCTTTTTCCTGTTCCGTCCATGCAAATTCCAGTAATCTCTTACTGTTCCAACTCTGCGGGGTGGGGGCGGCAGAAGCCGCTCCTCGCAACGTTGGGTCTCGAGAAGCGGCGAACAACGGCGAAAAACCCGGATGAATGGCCGGGCCCATTGGGAATGGGAGCAGAGGAATCCATGCGAGTGATGGCGAAAATAGGCATTGTGGTTGTGGTTCTGGGCGCGATCGGCTACGTGGCCGTCCGATCGCTGAGCCCGCCAGCTTCGTCATCCGCGCGCATCGAAAACGGCCCGGCGACCGGCAGTCCAAGCGCGGTACCTCCCCTTTCGACGCCGGCGGCGCACCCTGCCGTTGAGAAAAATGCATCCGCCCTCCTTCCAACAGGCCTCGCCGCACGATCGCGGTCAGCCGATTACCCCTTTGCTGCGGGAGAAAAGCTGGAGTTCACGGCGGGTTGGGCCACGCTGGTAGCGGCCGGGAGAGGCAATCTGGAGGTTGCGTCGGCACCGCCGGCAGGCGGTTCGACCTTTCACTTTGTGGCCACGGCGGAAACGGTGCCCCCGGCTTCCTATCTCTTTTTGCTCCAGGATCGCTTTGACTCCTATGCCGAAGCCTCTTCGCTGGCCTCGCTGCGCTACGAGATGCACCTGCGCGAAGGCAAAACCGAGCGCAAAAACATTGTCGAATTTGACCTGAAACGGAGTGAGGCGAAAGTGGCCGGCGGGGTTGTGCCGGTCAAAACGGGTTCGCATGACACGGTCGCGTTAATCTATGCGGTTCGAGCCACCGACTGGGAGAAGAAGGACGCGGCCACCTTTGATTTTTTTGATGGCCAGCAGAGCCGGCAACTCCGCGTCCGGGTTGTCTCGCGCGCCGAGGCAGTGACCGTGCCTGCCGGCAAGTTCGCCGCCCTTCGGGCGGAGCTCGAAGTTTGGCGCAACAACCAGCCAGTGAGCGATCACAAATTGAACGCCTGGCTCTCGCGCGATACACGGCGCTTACCCCTCAAAATCGAGGCTCATCTGCCCTTCGGTGTGATCCGCGTCGAACTGGTGCGCGTTCACCCCTGAGACCCGAACGACTCCTGCACCTGCTGCAAACGATCGGGACGATCCGTGATGATGCCATCGACTCCGAGGCGGATCAGCCGGCGCATTTCGCCCGCTCGATTTACCGTCCACGTCACAAGCCCATAGCCCGCCCCATGGATTTTCTGAACCAGCTTGCCGCTGACGAGAGGATGCCTGGGAAGAAAGATGTCGGCTTGCGTTTCCCGGAGCGCCTCAAGCGGGCGAGAAAGCTCGCGCCTCGAGAGGATCCCCGTGCGAACGCCCGGCAAGAGATTCTTCAAGTTTCGCACCAGGGCACGCTCGAAAGAGATGACCACGCAGCGGTCTCGAAATTTTTCCGCGACGAGCAAGTCTGCCAGCGCTCGCTCTGTGCCCGCATCCTTGCAATCGACAAAGAGGCCGGCTCGCCCCCATTCCATCGGGGCGAGCCGGCTCAGCACTTCCATCACATCGCGCAACCGAGGCATCGCCAGCCTGCGCTTTCTCGCGGCGGCCAGGGCCTCTTCAGCGGTCATCTCGCATAAAGCTCTCCCGCCAATGGCTGCATCGTGATAGACGAGCAATTGCTGGTCGCGACTTAGTCTCACATCCAGTTCTATCCATTTCACGCCCATTTTGACGGCCTCCAGGAAGGTCGCCATCGTATTTTCCGGAAGGCGAGTCGAGGCACCGCGGTGAGCAATGATGAGCACAAACTATTTCCGGCACAAACGCGCCATTGTTTTAAAGATGCGAGCCGGGAAGAGGCGGCTCTGGATTTTGGGCATGGATCAGCAGAGGACAATCTTCTCGCGCTTCTCTCGCACCCAGCGAGTCGCGTTGCGCGAATCCACCACCAGTTGGGCGTCGTTGACCATCTGCTGGTAGTCGTAGTTCGAGTGGTCGGTGGCGATCACCACGCAATCGTAGGAGGCCAGATTCTTGCCGTCAACGGCCACGGAGGTCATCTTTGAAAAATCGTAGTGTCGCATCCGGTGCAGCCGGGCAAAGTAGGGATCGTGGTAGTCAACATGCGCGCCCCGGTCCCGCAGAAGCTGGAGGATTTTGAGGGCAGGCGATTCGCGCAGGTCATCCACATCTTTCTTGTAAGCAATCCCGAAGACGAGGATGCGCGAGCCCTTGACGCTCTTTTGACGCTCGTTGAGAGCGACCGAGACCGCCTCCACCACATGATAGGGCATCGCCGTGTTGATTTCTCCAGCCAGATCGATAAAGCGGGTGGTAAAGTCAAATTCGCGCGCTTTCCAGGAAAGGTAGAAGGGGTCGATGGGAATGCAGTGGCCGCCCAGCCCGGGCCCGGGATAAAAGGGCGCAAAGCCAAAGGGCTTGGTCGCGCTCGCATCGATCACTTCCCAGATGTCAATCTTCATGCGTTGACAGAGCAGCTTCAGCTCGTTTACCAGCGCGATGTTCACGCAGCGATAGATATTCTCAAGCAACTTGGTCATTTCAGCGGCCCGGGTGGACGAGACCGGGACGACCCGCCCGACGATCATTCCGTAAAGCTTTTCGGCAACTCGCCTGCTCGGAGGATTGATGCCGCCAACGACCTTTGGGATCTTGGGGAGGCTGAAGGTTTTGTTACCCGGATCTTCTCGCTCGGGCGAAAAGGCGAGAAAAAAATCACTCGCCACCGCTTGCGGGCCGTCGCGCTCAACCATCGGACAACGCAGCCCACCCTGTTCCAGGATCGGCAAGACCAACTCCTCGGTCGTCCCGGGGTAGGTCGTCGATTCCAACGCGATGAGTTGGCCGCGCTGCAGGTGCTGCCCGATCGTCCTCGCCGTATTTTCGACAAAAGAGAGGTCCGGCTCGCGCCGCTCGTCAAGAGGCGTGGGCACGCAGATGATGATGGCGTCCATCTCGCCGAGCCGGGAAAAGTCACTGGTGGCTCGGAAGCGGTTCGCGTTGAGCATCGAACGAATCCCATCCGCCGGAATGTGTTTGATATAGCTTTCTCCGGCGTTGAGCCGGCGGACCTTCTCTTCGTCCACGTCAAACCCGGAGACAGCAAAACCCGCGCCAGCGAAGTTCATGACCAACGGCAAACCAACATAGCCCAAACCAATCACGCCGATGCGGGCGGTTTTCGCTTCGATCGCTTCGATCAGACGGTCTTCAAGTGCTGCCGAGGAAGTGTGTTTGGCAGTTTCGCTCATGTTATCCGGAGCCGGATGCAGAAACTAACAGATTTTTGAATTGGCGGCAAGAAAAGAGACCACTAGCTCCTGGCGCGTCGCCGGGTCATGACCCGCTCTTCCAATATGTCACAAAAGATGTGGGCGACAACCAGATAGGCTTCTTGAATGCGCTGGGTATCGCGCGCAGGGAATTCCAGAAGCAAATCGGCCGAGCGGCCGAGCCGGCTTCCTTTTTCCCCTGTCCACCCGATCGTGAAGGCGCCACGGGCACGCGCCCGGCGCAGCCCCCGGAGGACGTTTTCCGAACGGCCGCTCGTCGAAATGCCGATCACGATGTCGCCGGGCTCGGCCCATGCCTCGAGCTGACGGGCAAAGATATCGGCAAACGAATCGTCATTGGCAATCGCCGTAATCGCCGCGAGATTCCCGGTCAGCGCCATCGCCGGCAATGCCCGCCGACGCCGCTTCAAACGATGGACGAGTTCACCGGCAATGTGCTGCGCGTCAGCGGCGCTGCCCCCGTTGCCGAATAAAAGAATTTTCCGTCCCCGAGCCAGCGCGGCGGCCGCTCGCTCTACCATCTCGGCAAGACGCTCGAGCAGTCCGGGAGGGATGCGCGCCAGCGTATCGCAAGCTGCCCGAATCTGCCGGCGGGCTTCCTCCATGGTTTGAGCCCGTCGCTGGACCCTTGCTCCCAAATGAAATCTGCTTGGCGGGAATGGCATGGTCGCCGCGCGCCACCGCATGGTAGTCAAAAACCGGGCGC
The DNA window shown above is from Candidatus Acidiferrales bacterium and carries:
- a CDS encoding STAS domain-containing protein → MLRITNREVDGVLVLDLEGRVVLGEESSALRERVKGLLGQGRRKILLNLEQVSHIDSGGLGTLVSAFTSARSLGGFLKMLNLTKKIRDLLQVTKLLTVFEVFEDEVAAIKSFS
- a CDS encoding PilZ domain-containing protein codes for the protein MSERRRARRFSQRLPLRILWINENGILRERNTETDNVSVDGIYFHFDRHLPCGSPVDVMLTLPTALTKSVPMRVQSFGRVVRVEPFDGLDEFGIAVRTDREKQLRRGPD
- a CDS encoding ferritin-like domain-containing protein; amino-acid sequence: MLAWVVIASLSGGVVGSRAFVQELEASNQVLLAKLGDIGAIAGEAVPQADVVRLLKIALVNEISVSELAAAWMPPTAELDVKIALAQQAGDEARHFKLIEKRLEALGVSLAEFSLPGENPLFGYLKSLHTTVEKIAAGQFTLESIAFQVNQNFMKYCELSGDSETVKIYQQFIQPDELFHHQLGKTLLEKYATTTESQQRAREAAAKTLEIAARVRSAAARRIGTSCFPGC
- a CDS encoding DUF1015 domain-containing protein, with product MADIFPFRAWRYDPQKVGNLELVITQPYDKITPAMQERYYSLSPFNLARVIRGRTEPSDDEKNNVYRRAAAYFRDWMQQGVLLSDPAPALYAYDQEYEVPGRKERKRRRGFIALGRIENYSAGVVFRHEQTLLAPKVDRLELLRQTRAHFGQIFMLYSDPSRQIERTLEAAARQVSAWRVVDEYGVTHLVWPLTDPPTISKVVGLMRDKKLIIADGHHRYETALNYRNECRERVGPAGGGLDFEAPHERVMMTFVNMDSEGLTILPTHRLVSSRSAGPRFDFKTFRDAAAPLFDWYCYPTAADQAPDGLVQFHHDMARSGGQRPAVGVAVTGDPSLYLFLLKESADLAALLPDTPALERQLDVVILHKLLLERCLGLTPESITAEQNVSYVREFDAGWEAVQSGGAQMCFFLNPVRIEQVRRIAFSGGVLPQKSTDFYPKLLSGLTIYRLDG
- a CDS encoding HAD-IA family hydrolase, with product MDFRQISVLIFDLDGTLIDSKLDLALAVNATRCQMGLAPLEPEMIFGYVGQGAPMLIRRSLGQEAREEQIEKALPFFLAYYRQHMLDHTVTYPGVREALAQFNGLHLTVLTNKPVRFSQEILLGLGIADYFRFVFGGNSFEKKKPDPIGVFAILERLACQPKQAILVGDSEIDVLTARNAGICACGVSYGLGSHRLKDCPPDVTVDSLLELAQLLRPAASLPLREPSTPPT
- a CDS encoding DUF3108 domain-containing protein, translating into MAKIGIVVVVLGAIGYVAVRSLSPPASSSARIENGPATGSPSAVPPLSTPAAHPAVEKNASALLPTGLAARSRSADYPFAAGEKLEFTAGWATLVAAGRGNLEVASAPPAGGSTFHFVATAETVPPASYLFLLQDRFDSYAEASSLASLRYEMHLREGKTERKNIVEFDLKRSEAKVAGGVVPVKTGSHDTVALIYAVRATDWEKKDAATFDFFDGQQSRQLRVRVVSRAEAVTVPAGKFAALRAELEVWRNNQPVSDHKLNAWLSRDTRRLPLKIEAHLPFGVIRVELVRVHP
- a CDS encoding glycerophosphodiester phosphodiesterase; this translates as MLIIAHRGASTRLPENTMATFLEAVKMGVKWIELDVRLSRDQQLLVYHDAAIGGRALCEMTAEEALAAARKRRLAMPRLRDVMEVLSRLAPMEWGRAGLFVDCKDAGTERALADLLVAEKFRDRCVVISFERALVRNLKNLLPGVRTGILSRRELSRPLEALRETQADIFLPRHPLVSGKLVQKIHGAGYGLVTWTVNRAGEMRRLIRLGVDGIITDRPDRLQQVQESFGSQG
- a CDS encoding nucleotide sugar dehydrogenase, which translates into the protein MSETAKHTSSAALEDRLIEAIEAKTARIGVIGLGYVGLPLVMNFAGAGFAVSGFDVDEEKVRRLNAGESYIKHIPADGIRSMLNANRFRATSDFSRLGEMDAIIICVPTPLDERREPDLSFVENTARTIGQHLQRGQLIALESTTYPGTTEELVLPILEQGGLRCPMVERDGPQAVASDFFLAFSPEREDPGNKTFSLPKIPKVVGGINPPSRRVAEKLYGMIVGRVVPVSSTRAAEMTKLLENIYRCVNIALVNELKLLCQRMKIDIWEVIDASATKPFGFAPFYPGPGLGGHCIPIDPFYLSWKAREFDFTTRFIDLAGEINTAMPYHVVEAVSVALNERQKSVKGSRILVFGIAYKKDVDDLRESPALKILQLLRDRGAHVDYHDPYFARLHRMRHYDFSKMTSVAVDGKNLASYDCVVIATDHSNYDYQQMVNDAQLVVDSRNATRWVREKREKIVLC
- a CDS encoding SIS domain-containing protein, coding for MGARVQRRAQTMEEARRQIRAACDTLARIPPGLLERLAEMVERAAAALARGRKILLFGNGGSAADAQHIAGELVHRLKRRRRALPAMALTGNLAAITAIANDDSFADIFARQLEAWAEPGDIVIGISTSGRSENVLRGLRRARARGAFTIGWTGEKGSRLGRSADLLLEFPARDTQRIQEAYLVVAHIFCDILEERVMTRRRARS